From a region of the Vanrija pseudolonga chromosome 2, complete sequence genome:
- the MET12 gene encoding Methylenetetrahydrofolate reductase 1, with the protein MPHLTHLITSRQGPFHTYEFFPPRTEPGLANLLDRIGRLSAAPLNAPLAVSVTWGAGGSTADRSLDLAEAIVKMGIEVILHLTCTNMPIEKVDKALQRCRDIGIQNILALRGDAPRGDEYAVDANDNFDEFEHADDLIRYIRKQHGDYFCIGVAGYPTPHPDSESAESDLHYLKAKVDAGADFIITQLFYDIGEFERWVIGVRGAGIDIPILPGVMPIQNFASFRRLANLTKCSVPPNIFTDLERIKADDAAVKQYGVRLATTMVNRLIASGLVNGVHFCTLNLEKSVRTILEKLGWLAGGGSGGIGHNQVILDDAQAARRQLDQHSISPSDASQLAQWGLARAHEQQARQAAQAKPPPPALGEDAWDEFPNGRFTDVRSPAYGEIDGWGSGLKTTVSGLYGRSASTADDRQPAQALKDWGTPATTDDLAALFTRYLKGDPSTPTTPFCDLPLSPESSIILDHLVALNGAGKRYWTVGSQPAVDSAPSDDPLHGWGPAGGYVWQKAFVEFFVPASEVDRLQEKLVKLKDGEITFYASNKKGEYTSNVAKDSVNAVTWAAFPGQEIVQSTIIEEISFLAWKEEAFDIWNEWSLLYPRNSPARKLLDEISNEWWLVSLIHHDYKDSEGLWRFLLDN; encoded by the exons ATGCCCCACCTCACTCACCTCATCACCTCGAGGCAGGGCCCGTTCCACACGTACGAGTTCTTCCCGCCGCGCACAGAGCCAGGTCTTgccaacctcctcgaccgtATCGGCCGCCTCTCGGCTGCCCCTCTCAatgcgccgctcgccgttTCGGTCACctggggcgcgggcggctcgACAGCCGACCGCtccctcgacctcgctgaGGCCATTGTCAAGATGGGCATCGAGGTCATCCTCCACTTGACGTGCACCAACATGCCGATTGAAAAGGTGGACAAGGCTCTGCAG CGCTGCCGCGACATTGGGATCCAGaacatcctcgccctccgagGTGACGCGCCCCGCGGTGACGAgtacgccgtcgacgcgaaTGACAACTTTGACGAGTTTGAACATGCCGATGATCTCATCCGCTACATTCGCAAGCAGCACGGTGACTACTTCTGCATCGGTGTTGCAGGCTACCCCACTCCTCACCCCGACTCGGAGAGTGCCGAGTCGGACCTGCATTacctcaaggccaaggtcgatGCCGGTGCCGACTTTATCATCACCCAGCTGTTCTACGACATTGGCGAGTTTGAGCGCTGGGTAATTGGTGTGCGCGGAGCTG GCATCGACATCCCCATCCTCCCCGGTGTTATGCCGATCCAGAACTTTGCCTCGTTCCGCCGCTTGGCCAACTTGACAAAGTGCTCGGTGCCCCCTAACATCTTCACGGATCTGGAGCGCATCAAG gccgacgacgccgcggtcaAGCAGTACGGTGTGCGCCTTGCAACCACCATGGTGAACCGCCTCATTGCGTCTGGCCTTGTCAACGGCGTCCACTTCTGCACTCTCAACTTGGAGAAGTCTGTCCGCACGATTTTGGAAAAGctcggctggctcgctggcggAGGTTCCGGTGGGATCGGGCACAACCAGGTtatcctcgacgacgcccagGCTGCCcggcgccagctcgaccagcactccatctcgccctctgacgccagccagctggcGCAGTGGGGCCTTGCGCGTGCCCATGAACAGCAGGCGCGCCAggccgcgcaggccaagccgccgcctcccgcGCTCGGTGAGGACGCATGGGACGAGTTCCCGAACGGTCGTTTCACCGACGTCCGCAGTCCAGCCTACGGTGAAATCGACGGCTGGGGAAGCGGATTAAAGACGACAGTGAGTGGGCTGTATGGCCGTTCAGCGAGCACCGCTGACGACCGCCAGCCTGCTCAGGCCCTCAAGGACTGGGGAACACCAGCCACGACTGATGACCTGGCGGCGCTGTTCACGAGGTATCTCAAGGGAGATCcttcgacgccgaccacACCATTCTGTGACCTGCCATTGTCGCCCGAGTCGTCCATCATTTTGGACCACCTCGTGGCTCTCAACGGAGCGGGGAAGCGGTACTGGACCGTCGGATCGCAGCCGgccgtcgactcggcgcctAGCGACGACCCTCTGCACGGTTGGGGTCCCGCAGGTGGCTATGTGTGGCAGAAGGCCTTTGTCGAGTTCTTCGTGCCCGCGTCCGAGGTCGACCGCCTCCAGGAGAAGCTTGTCAAGCTCAAGGATGGCGAAATCACCTTCTACGCGTCCAATAAGAAGGGCGAGTACACGAGCAACGTCGCCAAGGACTCGGTCAACGCCGTGACTTGGGCTGCGTTCCCCGGCCAGGAGATTGTGCAGTCGACCATCATCGAGGAGATTTCCTTCTTGGCGTggaaggaggaggcgttTGACATCTGGAACGAGTGGTCGCTGCTGTACCCGCGTaactcgcccgctcgcaagctcctcgacgagatcaGCAACGAGTGGTGGCTCGTGAGCTTGATTCACCACGACTACAAGGACTCGGAGGGATTGTGGCGTTTCCTGCTCGACAACTAG
- the Ccdc12 gene encoding Coiled-coil domain-containing protein 12 — translation METNLAVTAAARKERLIALRKRKDAHDAGESDAAHFTFKQRNFDPETRQMRAREGAGEDTVEKAVEGLAEEIVKEDEARRAEELDLFNIQPKRPNWDLKRDMNACMGKLERKTNESIATIFRQRLQGMRKEAAAGEIDILASINAAEHENNAPEQGESDDE, via the exons ATGGAGACCAACCTCGCCgtgacggccgcggcgcgcaaggagcGGCTCATCGCGCTCCGGAAGCGCAAGgacgcgcacgacgcagGCGAGAGCGACGC cgcGCACTTTACCTTCAAGCAGCGCAACTTTGACCCCGAGACACGGcagatgcgcgcgcgcgagggcgcaggcgaggacacggtcgagaaggccgtcgaggggctcgccgaggagattgtcaaggaggacgaggcgcgccgcgccgaggagctg GACCTGTTCAACATCCAGCCCAAGAGGCCAAACTGGGACCTCAAGCGGGATATGAACGCCTGCATgggcaagctcgagcgcaagACCAACGAGTCGATCGCGACCATCTTCA GGCAACGGCTGCAGGGCATGCGCaaggaggctgctgctggcgagaTCGACATCCTGGCTAGCATCAACGCTGCCGAGCACGAGAATAACGCCCCCGAGcagggcgagagcgacgacgagtag
- the DPH1 gene encoding 2-(3-amino-3-carboxypropyl)histidine synthase subunit 1, producing MADITATEGIERPANPPTAKPRKRFVGTSARAGSSRAGGAAPRRVANQVPDEILNDPALREAMKGLPANYNFEIPKTIHHVRKEGVKTVALQMPEGLMMYGCAIADIVERFTGAQPLLLADVTYGACCIDDFTAREMGAEMIVHYGHSCLIPVNQTSIKTLYIFVEIAIDTPHLCLSVRRNFPSSRPAFQRAVLGAGQSEPGAKVGISLDEAEREAMGKADADELPTRLALVGTIQFVAAVQALRDDLEKAMAPLDDVDEAGDDALAKIRRGEIGVWRGKYDISVPQVRPLSPGEILGCTAPKLGDVDALIYVGDGRFHLESIMIANPSVPAFRFDPYSKKFTREYYEHDEMRSVRADAVRVARRNLLERGADSWAILLGTLGRQGSLSVMKTVAAGLPPSADTVPPLMVLLSEVSPAKLGLFSDAEISTFVQTSCPRLSIDWGYAFKRPLLSSYEASVAAGRITGWHGVDLDGRENGKGDYPMDYYADGSLGPWTPRHQPPKPPREPRTLRVAPGPAAAAPAAPVVAA from the exons atggcAGACATCACAGCGACAGAGGGCATCGAGCGCCCGGCCAACCCGCCGACAGcgaagccgaggaagcgCTTCGtcggcacctcggcgcgcgcgggcagctcgcgcgccggtggtgccgcgccgcgccgcgtcgccaaCCAGGTCCCCGACGAGATCCTCAACGACCCCGCCCTCCGCGAGGCCATGAAGGGCCTGCCTGCCAACTACAACTTTGAGATCCCCAAGACGATCCACCACGTGCGCAAGGAGGGCGTCAAGACGGTCGCGCTGCAGATGCCCGAGGGCCTCATGATGTACGGCTGTGCGAttgccgacattgtcgagaG GTTTACTGGCGCCCAGCCGCTTCTCCTTGCCGATGTGACGTACGGCGCGTGCTGTATCGACGACTTCACTGCGCGCGAGATGGGCGCTGAGATGATTGTGCACTACGGACACTCTTGCTTGA TTCCCGTCAACCAGACGAGCATCAAGACACTGTACATCTTCGTCGAGATCGCCATCGACACGCCGCACCTATGCCTGTCGGTCCGGCGCAACTTcccctcctcgcggccggcgtTCCAGcgtgccgtcctcggcgcggggcagTCCGAGCCCGGCGCCAAGGTCGgcatctcgctcgacgaggcggagcgcgaggcgatgggcaaggccgacgcggacgaaCTCCCTACCCGCCTAGCGCTGGTCGGCACGATCCAGTTCGTAGCCGCTGTGcaggcgctgcgcgacgacctgGAGAAGGCAAtggcgccgctcgacgacgtcgacgaggcgggcgacgacgcgctcgccaagatccgccgcggcgagatCGGCGTCTGGAGAGGCAAGTACGACATCTCGGTCCCCCAGGTCCGCCCGCTGTCGCCCGGCGAGATCCTCGGCTGCACCGCccccaagctcggcgacgtcgacgcacTCATctacgtcggcgacggccgcttCCACCTCGAGAGCATCATGATCGCCAACCCGTCCGTGCCGGCGTTCCGCTTCGACCCGTACTCGAAGAAGTTTACGCGCGAGTACTATGAGCACGACGAGATGCGCtcggtgcgcgccgacgccgtgcgcgtggCCCGCCGTAACCTCCTCGAGCGGGGCGCTGACAGCTGGGCCATCCTCCTCGGAACGCTCGGCCGCCAGGGCAGCCTGAGCGTCATGAAgacggtcgcggcgggcttgccgcccagcgcggaCACCGTCCCGCCGCTCATGGTCCTCCTGTCCGAAGTGTCTCCGGCCAAGCTGGGTCTGTTCTCCGACGCGGAGATTTCGACGTTTGTGCAGACGAGTTGCCCGCGTCTGTCGATCGACTGGGGGTACGCGTTCAAGCGGCCCCTGCTGAGCTCGTACGAGGCGAGCGTGGCTGCTGGCCGGATCACGGGATGGCAcggtgtcgacctcgacggaCGCGAGAACGGAAAGGGCGACTACCCGATGGACTACTATGCG GACGGATCTCTCGGCCCGtggacgccgcgccaccagccgcccaagccgccAAGGGAGCCACGAACTCTGCGTGTTGCACCTgggccagcggcagcggcgccagccgcgcctGTGGTAGCAGCATAG
- the Rraga gene encoding Ras-related GTP-binding protein A — protein MSSASRRKVLLMGKSGSGKTSMRSVIFSNYTAKDTRRLGATIDVEQSAVRLLGSLVLNLWDCGGQDAFLDNYLVAQRDTIFTNVAVLIYVFDITSSEWEKDVHYFEDNLQALRENSADAGIWVLINKMDLVDKEDPKRLMYAERRAEILAMNERLSAGVDNAGPCRIFPTSIWDESLYKAWSSVIHYLIPNIKLITEHLTYFRDLTKAAEVAVFEGETFLVMAKSGSPLDAAEVELDEWESERGVGRLDRQRFEKVSEIIKSFRRTCQRTGEQFLGFEADFDGCVVVLEPLTRNTFMLVITTDPRLTASMVKYNISQSTIHFVEVGLTVSTFHRKCSICRDTVKKYMPHAVYDVEGDDDPNVVAWDDVPVESDVKPANGTGSHTPASQS, from the exons atgtcgtcggcgtcacggAGAAAG GTGCTCCTCATGGGCAAGAGCG GCAGCGGCAAGACGTCGATGCGCTCCGTCATCTT ctCAAACTACACGGCCAAGGATACTCGCCGTCTCGGTGCAACGATTGACGTCGAGCAGTCGGCCGTGAGACTGCTGGGCTCTCTCGTCCTC AACCTGTGGGACTGCGGAGGCCAAGATGCCTTCTTAGACAActacctcgtcgcgcagcgcgatACCATCTTCACCAACGTCGCGGTCCTGATCTACGTGTTCGACATCACGAGCTCCGAGTGGGAAAAGGACGTGCACTACTTCGAGGACAACCTGCAGGCTCTGCGCGAGAACTCGGCCGACGCAGGCATCTGGGTGCTCATCAACAAGATGGACCTGGTCGACAAGGAGGACCCCAAGCGGCTCATGTATGCCGAGCGCCGGGCCGAGATTCTCGCCATGAACGAGCGGCTGTCGGCCGGCGTGGACAACGCCGGGCCGTGCAGGATCTTCCCGACGAGTATTTGGGACGAGTCGCTGTACAAG GCGTGGTCGTCCGTCATCCACTACCTCATCCCCAACATCAAGCTCATCACCGAGCACCTGACCTACTTCCGGGACCTGACCAAGGCGGCCGAAGTCGCCGTgttcgagggcgagacgtTCCTCGTCATGGCCAAGTCtggctcgccgctcgacgcggccgaggtcgagctcgacgagtgggagagcgagcgcggcgtcggccgcctgGATCGGCAGCGCTTCGAAAAGGTGTCCGAGATCATCAAGAGCTTCCGCCGGACGTGCCAGCGCACGGGGGAGCAGTTCCTCGGCTTCGAGGCCGACTTTGACGGAtgtgtcgtcgtgctcgagccgCTCACGCGCAACACGTTCATGCTGGTCATTACGACCGACCCGAGGCTGA CCGCATCGATGGTCAAGTACAACATCTCGCAGAGCACGATCCACttcgtcgaggtcggcttAACCGTCAGCACGTTCCACCGCAAGTGCTCAATATGCCGCGACACGGTCAAGAAGTACATGCCCCACGCCGTGTACgatgtcgagggcgacgacgaccccaacGTGGTCGCGTGGGACGACGTGCCCGTTGAGTCGGACGTCAAGCCGGCCAACGGCACAGGGTCGCACACGCCCGCGAGCCAGAGCTAG